The Limibacter armeniacum sequence TCGCATTCCTTCAGCAGGAACTGATTCCTGAGATTGAAAACCGCTACCGTACCAGTGAGAAACGTGTACTGATCGGACATTCATTTGGTGGTTTGCTTACCGTACATACCTTACTGCATCACCCTGCATTGTTTACAGATTATCTGGCACTTGATCCAAGCTTCTGGTGGGATGATCAATTGCTTTTATCCCAATCGGATACGCTGATCTCAAAACTAAGTTTGCAAGGAACAAAACTCTATTTTGCCAGAGCAGGAAAGCACGCCTCCAGAAGAAAAGTAGCACATGAGGATGCAAAGGCACTACAGGCAGACTTTACAGAAATTCTGGAAAAAAATAAGGCAAGTGGTCTTCAATGGAAATACCAGAACTTTGAAAATGAGTCACATGGTAGCATTTTCCTGACTGGCACTTATTATGGATTACAATATCTGTTTTCAGACATTAAACCATAATTTTAAATTATAACTAACCTAAAATATGGATTATACCGCCCTTTCAGGTAGGGTGTCCAAAGGGATAAAAAAAACTCTTGCCATTTTTGTGTTGAACTGCTGAGCGATTCACAAATAAAATAGCCACCCCAAACATGAGGTGGCTAATTGCTTGCTAGCTAACTTATTGCTCTGAATTAGACTAGACTCTTGCCCTAGAATCCAGGCGTTGGGTTTATATTTGGGTTACGTTGTACCTCTTCTAATGGAATCGGGAAATACTCGTGCTTATCCTCAAAATTGTCAGCATACTTCTGACCAGCTGCATTCAGCTGATCTTTTACAATTCCCCATCTTACTAAGTCGTAGTATCTTTGTCCTTCTCCTACCAACTCGATCATTCTTTGCTTTCTGATCTCATCCTGCAAGGCTGTACCTGTTACACCTGTCAGCGCTGCAAGGTTTGCCCTTTCACGGATGCTATTGACTTTTGCCAGTGCCTCTGTGTCATTACCCAGTTCATACATTGCCTCTGCCTGCATCAGCATTACATCTGCATAACGCATAAAGATCAAGTCCACTGTACTTCTGTTGGTCGTGATGGCATCCAGTGATTCCACATACTTGATCATCATCTTAAAGTCAGGGTTGTTGAAGTTGATCACTTCTCCATCGAAAGTTTCACCATTCTGCAATACCGTAGCAGCAGTTCTGATATCCCCTGCTTCCAGCGCACCCATAAAGTACTCAGAGATGGACGCCATGTACCAGCCACCGTTCAACTCTCCTGGTGCCATTGCCACACCCAGCTGGTGGTAAAGTGAAAGGGCATCCAGTTGCTCACTTGTATAACCTCTTGAGAAAATCACTTCCTCATTTACCTCACTGGTACCGTCAAACATACCCCTGAATGCTGAAGCACTTACCAAGTCATGTCCTTCCACTTTGTTCAGGGCATCCAGTGAAGCCTGCCACTTACCTTGATAAAGCAGGACTTTTCCCAAATAAGCATTGGCTGCATTGGCTGTAGCCCTACCCCAATATTCCTGCTCCCATTTCAGTGGAAGGTTTGCTGCTGCAAACATCAGGTCTTCCTCAATCTGCTGGTAAACTTCTGCTCTTGATACAGCTGGCAACTGCAATTCCTCAGGAGTTTCGGCAACATTCGTTACAAGAATCACATTGTGGAAGTTCTTCAACAAGTTGAAATGGTACCAAGCACGAAGGAACTTTGCCTCTGCCACCAGTTCATCCCTTTCTTCCTGAGAGATCATCTCCATGGAAGGCGCATTGGCGATTACATCATTGGTTAGCTTGAGTCCCTTGTACCAGTAATCCCACATTACAGCAGGAACACCGTCAGAAGCCGTATTGTTGAAGCCAACAATACGTGCTAGATAGTTCCAAGCAGTAGTTCCGTTTTCCGGCTGGATATCGTCTGCCCTGAAGTTCTGCGGAAGATAGAAGTACTCATGGTACCTCCAGCCATTTGCCTGCATATAGGAATAAGCACTTGCCAAATATTTTTCGGCAGCCTCGTAGCTTACCCAAGTCTGGTCAGTAGTCGGCTGATCAGGAGAAACCTGCTCCAAGTAGTTGTCGCATGAGCTTAGCAATGTCAAGCCCAGCATCATCGATACGATATATGTATATAGCTTTTTCATGGTTTGTCAATTTTAGAAGGTTACTTGAACACCAGCAGTGAATGTCTGATACATCGGGTATCTTCCGTAATCAATACCTTGCGTCAGGGCATTGGATGGAACGATTTCAGGGTCATAACCTTTGTAATCTGTGATCGTGAACAGGTTATCCGCATTCAGATAAATTCTCATTTTTGAGAAGTTGATCTTGCTCAGTGTAGCTTTTGGAAGCTCGTATCCGATCTGGATGTTCTTCATTCTGAAGTAAGCACCGTTTTCAAGGAACCTGTCAGACATCATGTAGTTGTTATTATTATCCACCTGTACGTTTCTTGGGATATCCGTACCTGTATTGGTTGGTGTCCATGCATTCAATAGGTCTGAAGAAACATTGAAACCTGAGTTAGGTGCTTCCATTTCGTAAGCATTCACATTCAGAATCTTGTTTCCTGAAACTCCTTGGAAGAACATAGACAGGTCGAAACCTTTGTAGTTCAGTCCTACATTGAAACCATACTCAAATGTTGGCAGTGGTGAGCCTACATCTGTGATATCGTTGGAATCAATGATACCGTCACCGTTTACATCCACATAGATAACATCTCCTGGTTTGGCATCCGGCTGAATCAGTCCTCCTTCAGGACCAGTGTAGCCATTAACCTGCTCCTCTGACTGGAAGATACCGTTTGTCTTGTACATGTAGAACTGAGAAACTGGTGCTGCTACAGCCGAGAATGTCTGTGCACCTGCATAGGCAATATCATCACCAGGCAACATTCCTTCGCTGCTACCCAATGAAACCACTTCATTCTTGATTGTAGTCAGGTTTCCTGAAAGGTCATATTTCAATTCACCTACGCTACCTCTGAAACCTAGTTCCAGTTCAATACCGCTGTTGGAGATCGTACCAAGGTTGACAATCGGAGGTTCTGTACCAGCAGAAGGAGGAGTGTTTGGCTCTCTCATTAACAGTGACTCCGAATCATTTCTGTAGTAGTTCAACGTACCATATAACCTGTCGTCAAACAAACCTGCATCCAAACCGATGTTCATTGTTTTGGATTCTTCCCAAGCCAAGTCAGCATTTGCCATCTCGAATGAGGCAATACCACCAATCGGCATATTGTTCCATACATACCAGTAACCGCTTTCTACCAATGCCTGCTTTGAATAAGCACCCAATGTTGTCTCTCTACCCAAGATGCCGTAAGAACCTCTCAGTTTCAGTTCTGTAAAGATGTCCGTCAGACCGCCGAAGAATTCCTCGTTACTGATTTTCCATGCTGCTGAAACGGAAGGGAATGTACCCCAACGGTTGTTAGGTCCAAACTTGGAAGAACCATCTGTTCTCACTGTCGCCTGCAAAAGGTATTTGTCTGCATAGCTATAGTTGATTCGGCTCATCACACTAAATCTGGTCACGGTCTCGAAGCCTCCGCTACCAATAAAGTCACCTGCCTGCATACCGCCAAAAGATGGAGTAAGACCACCAAAATCAGGAAACATGGCTCCGCCTGTTACATTCATGTCCACATTCTGGAAGTCGTACTTGTAACCTACGATACCCGCCATTGCCGATACTGAGTGTTTATCAAATTCCTTCGAATAGTTGACAGTAAAGTCGTAGTTCAAGTCTACCCATTCTGATCTGTACTCTTGCAAGTAAGGATCCTGACGTCTTGTATCAGATGCCAATGTGTATTGCGGGAACGAGTACCTGCTTTGGTAGAATGACTTTGCATAACCGATGTTACCGATCAGTGTCAGGTCGGAAAATACCTGATAGTGCAAGCCCATATTTACCTGAAGCTGATCCTTTTCGCTTTGGCTGTCAATGATATTGGACTGTCCTACCGGGTTGGCACCACTTCTAATATCGAATTCGTTGATGTAGCCGTAGCCTGATTCCTTTGTCTCATCATAGATCGGCACCATTGACATTGAGCGAAGCATATTGCCCATATTGATGGTATTGTTATCCGTTTCCTGATGGTTGTAGAAGATATTTGGCAATACCTTCAGCTTGCCTTTCTCAATAGTTGACTTGTAGCGGAAGTTGTAACGCTCCGTTCCTGTGTTCATCACTACCCCTTCCTGATTGAAGTAGTTCATTGAAAGGTTATAGTTGGCGAATTCACCACCACCTGACAGACCTACTGCATAGTTTTGGATAGTCCCCGTCTGCAAGGTTGCATCCTGCCAATCCGTATTGGCAAAGTTGTTCAGGTCAAAGCCTGATCCCTGCTGAAGGTAAAGTGGCAATTGAGCTGTAGTCAGTGAACCATCTGCAATCGAGTTGTCATAAGATTGCTTCATCACCGCATACCACTCTTCTGCATTTGCCATCGGCATTTTGGATGCTGCCTTTTGCACACCCGCATACATGCTGAAATCTACTTTTGTAGGCTGATTTTTCTTGCCTGACTTAGTGGTTACCAATACTACTCCATTTGCAGCTAACGAACCGTAAATAGCCGCTGCCGCACCGTCTTTCAGGATTTCAAATGAAGCGATATCGTTAGGGGCAATCATGGAAATATCACCACCCGGAATACCGTCAATCACATAAAGAGGCTGTACATCTCCGAAAGAGCTTAAGCCACGAATCTTGATGTAAGGAGCTGAGCCTGGAGAACCTGCATTGATCACAGATACACCAGAAGTACGTCCCTGAAGCATTTGAGCAGGTGACGCTGCTGCAATCTTGTTCGCTTCTTCTGCCTTTACGGTCGAAACAGCACTTGTCAGGTCACTTTTCTTCTGTACACCATAACCTACCACTACGATCTCATCCAATTCTTGTGCATCTACCTGCAACTGAACATCGTAAATAGTTTGATTAGCAGTAACGGTCACATCCTGAGAAATGTAACCAATATATGAAAAAGTCAATACGGTGTTATATGAAGGGATGTTCAATGAGTATTTTCCTTCATAGTCGGAAACTGTTCCTTTGGTCGTTCCCTTTACGAGGATACTCGCACCAGGAATTCCCATTCCATTTTCATCTTTTACCGATCCTCGAATGACTTTGCCTTCCTGTGCCCAAGTATTGGCACTGAACAGCAGGAGCACTACGAAAGTAGCAACATACCGACCGAAGCCGATATTTCTGGAGTAAAACATCAGTTGATTCATAAATAGTAAAAATTATGCATGTGTTGATAAATAAATGTGTCGCCTCTTTAAAGCGCTTCTATAAAATCAGCGAGATCAGGAAAGGTACGGCTATGGTAAGGGCAATACCACTGAACAGCGATACCACCACATATTGCTTTCCTGAGTACTGTGTAATAACCGGCAAGGTGGTATCCATAGAGGTAGCACCTGCCGAAGCAACGAGAGACATTCCTCCTGCCATCTTCACGATCACAGGTGCGAGCAACAAAGTCAGCAGCTCACGTGATATATTGGACATCAGGGCGATCACCCCTAACGTATTGCTGTAAATATTGGAGATATAGATACTCGACAAGCTGTAGTAACCAAAGCCTGCACCGACAGCCATGCCTTCCCTGAAACTTTCCCCGATCAGTAGGTAAGCGACACCTGCCCCGATGATGCTCCCTACCCCAATGGAAACGGGTACCAGTACCAGCCCAAGGTTAGCGGACTTCAGGATTTTGGATGATTCCGTATCCAAACCAATGCTTAAGCCAACCAGTCCCATCAGCAGGTAAAGGGCGTAAGTGCTGAGGTCATTTTCCAGAAAGAATTCCGGTATTAGTCCTAATAGAGTCAGTCCGCAACCTGCCACAAAGCATCCCAAAGTGATGAATGTTCCTTTCATGCTATCTGAAAAATTTAAGGTAAACGAAATAGGAGAACAGGATACTGCCCAACACACTGCCCAATGTCAGTACCAATGCTTTTCCACCAATCAGGTGAAGGTTGGTAACCACTTCCGAATTGTTGCCGACTGCAATCCCGAGGAAAAAAAGTAGTCCCCAGATCACAAAGCCAATGGCTTTTTCAACTTTACCGAGCTGAATGCCTTTCCCTATAAGCAATCGACCGATGATGATTCCTGCGCCAAGAAACAGTAGTGTTTCCATTATTTTTCTTTTGAAGTTGTGTATGAATAAACCGTCTGTTGCTCAGGATTGAACGTTCCTGTAATCGGGCTTAGCCTGAAACTGTAATGGTAAGCTGCGGCAGGAATTCTGAACTCAGGATGTGCCTGCGCTCTCCAACCCCAGCTTGTATCTCCTCCCAGTCCCATCTGCATCAGGTCAATATTGACATATATCAGGTTCTCGGGTTTGACATCCGTACCATGCGACATGGTTCTCATACCATCATGCTCCAACTGTTTTGGGTCAAAATGCTGTGCCGTCACTGACAGTGGCTGATCTGCCACGATCAATATGCCTTGCTGCTGCTTATTGAGCAGGCTTATCCATCTGACATCCGTTTTCTGACCATTCTCCTGCGGTCTTACATATGGGAAGTACTGCTCCCATACGGTTGAGGTATAATGACCGATTGCCATTCCATCTTTCCTGTCCGCATAGCTTTCCAATGGTCCTCTACCCAACCACTGCATCTGATCGTATTCTCCTTTCAGCTGCATGGAAAGTCCTACTCTCGGTACAATCGGAAGGTTTGCAAGGTCAAAATGTACATCCAGTTCAAGGTCTCCATTGGCATAGATATGGTAAACCGTCGTAACTGATGAGCTGTCGACTTCCAGCTGCTGACGGATATTCAGCTCAATGCTGTTGTCTTTTCTGACAGTCTCGATAGACGTTGCCTGCGTCGCTTTTCCAATATTTTTCCAGATGCCCAGCTTAGTTCTCATATCCCAAGCCAAATCGTTTTCTGTTGGCGCTCTCCAGAAATTAGGGCGAAGCGGAGTTTCCAACAACTCCTTACCTGCCACTGTCCATGAGGAGAGATTGCCACTGTTTCTATCAAATGAGAGAGAGAAATTTTCTCCTTTAACCTCAATCGTTTCATCCAGTTCTTCCAGTTCCAGCTTTCCTTGAGGCGCTTCCACCACTTCTTTGGCAAACTGCTGAAGTGCAAACTGATCCCATCCGATCTCGAAACCTTCAGGCAAAAGCCCTATTTTCTTTGCCGTTTTGATATGGAACCTGATCATATACTCAGTACCGAAAGTCTCCGGTAATGAAGGCAGCTCTACAGTAATGTTGACAGTGTCCTGTGGCTGTACCAAAGGCATTTCCAAAGCCTGCTCACTGATTGTTTTCCCGTTTTTCTCAATTGAATAGCTAAGGGTATAATGCGCTGATGTTGCAAAATTGAACCTGTTCCAAAGCTTGAATTTTCCATTGGCAGGATCATCCGCCAACACTTTCAATGGCTGGTAGACTTTCTTCACTTCCCAAGTATGCGGGTTCACCTTTCGGTCACTCGTCACCAGTCCATTCGCACAGAACGAGGAATCATTTGAGATGCCCACATAACCCAAATCTCCGCCATAGGCGTAGAATTTTTCGCCTCGATAGTTTTCCTGTACAAAGGTTTGGTCTGCCCAATCCCAGATAAAACCACCTTGCAGGCTCGGCTCGCTGTCAATCAGATCCCAATAACCTTGCAAGTTTCCGACACTATTACCCATTGCATGGGCATATTCGCAAAGGATATAAGGTTTGGTATAATCACCAGAAATGTATTCCTTCATCCAATCGATAGTCGCATACATTGGTGCTGTGATATCAGTATGCGGAAGGGACTTTGCCTGCTCATATTGTACAGGTCTTGATTGATCCCTGCTTTTGATCCATTCAGACGTTTTCTCAAAGTTGATCCCATCTCCAGCCTCATTTCCTAGTGACCAAATGATCACGGAAGGATGGTTTTTGGTGCGCTCCAACATCCTTTGCGTACGGTTCAGATGGGCTGCCAGCCAAGTGGTATCTTTTGCCAAAGACTTTTCTCCATAACCCATTCCGTGGGATTCAATATTGGCTTCATCCACCACATACATACCGTAACGGTCACATAGCTCATACCATTTCGCATGGTTCGGGTAGTGACTTGCACGTACCGCATTGATATTGAATTGCTGCATCAGCTCAATATCCCTGACCATCTCCGCTTCCGTGATGATATTGCCATTGTAAGCAGAATGCTCATGACGGTTGACACCTCTGATCGTAACGGGGTTACCATTTACGAGCAGCTGCCTGTTCCTGATTTCCACCTTGCGGAAACCAATGCTGCGAACTGTTGATTCCAGCACTTTACCCGTCTTGTCTTTCAAGGTCAGGCGCAAGTCATACAGGTTGGGTGTTTCAGCAGTCCAAGGTTTTACACCTGTCAGGACTGAATGAAATTTGACATTAGAAACCGCTCCTTTCGGCTTTACTTTTTGATTCTTCCTATAAAGAATATTGCCTGATTCTCCAATCAGTTCCGCTTCCAACTGATAAGGATTTGGATTTGGATTTGCATTAAGGTGTTTTTGGGTTACTTGAATATCCAGTATTCCGTTCTGATAGTTTTCGTCTAATGATGCATGGACAAAGAAGTCATGGATATGGGTAGCAGGACGTCTGTAAAGGTACACATCTCGCTCAATGCCGCTCATTTTCCACATATCCTGATCTTCCAGATAAGAGCCATCACTAAAACGGTACAGCTCTACTGCAATGCTGTTTTCTCCTTCTCTCAGGTATTTTGAGATATTGAAGACCATTGGGGTTTTACTGCCTTGTCCATAACCCACTTTTTCTCCATTGATCCACAAATACATCGCTGAATTGACAGCCCCGAAATGGATAAATATCGGATCATTTTTCCAACCTGAAGGCAATGTAAACGAATGCCTGTACGACCCGACAGGATTATGGTCAACGGGTACAAAAGGTGGATTCGGATCAAACGGGTAAGGCACATCCGTGTAAATGGGAGCGCTATAACCCTGAAGCTCAATATTGGATGGAACCGCTATGCTGTCCCAATTACTGATATCAAAATCCTCCTGATAAAACGCCACAGGTCTTTTGGTAGGCGCTACTGACCAATGGAATTTCCACATGCCATTCAACGACTTGTAGTTGGAAGATTCCTGCCAGTCTTTCTTCAAAGCTTCTTCCTTTGAATCGAAAGTATAGAAAATCGCCCTTGGTGCTTCCATGTTAACGGAAAACACATTTGGATTTTCCCAGTCGGGAACCTGCTGCCCTTTTGCAGAGAAAAGCTGTACCATCAACAAAGCCGTCAATAACATATGCCTTGTTATGCGAATACCTTTTGTAATCATTGTAGGTTAAGTTTAGACAGTTCTCTTCCAGGGTGCTATTTGAGCATAGCACCGGAAGAAGTGTTCAATATTTTTGTCTTGTATTTAGAACATCATGAGTAGATGTGCTGCACTCCAGCTGAAATGTGAAGCGTTAAGTCCCTTGCCAGTCAGCGGATGGTAGTTTTCTCTAATCGGTTCATCCGTTGTCAAGCCTTCAGCGGAGTTGACCAGCTTTTCAGCCATCATTCGAGCCTCACTTTCAAAGCCGTATTGCTGCATTCCTTTCATGGCAAAGTATGCCTGATCCAGCCAAACAGGTCCTCTCCAATAGCCTTTTTCTGGATTGAATTTCGGGTCTGCCGCACTCAGCGTCGGAAAAGGCATCAGGGTGTTGAACTTGTTTGAATCCAAAATCACCTTGACAATTCCCTTTGCCTGCTCGTCTGTGGCTACGTTGTTATAGAGCGGTGCCCAGCCCTCAGGTCCTTGAACTTTTACCTGTGCCTGATTCTCTAGCACAATATCATAATAGAAGCCATCCGCCTGATCATACATCGTCTGGTGCATCAGCTGCTTTAGCGCTTCTGCTTCCTTCTTAAACTTTTCGGCTACCTCATTTTCACCTAACACATTAGCAATCTCAGCGATATACAGCTTCTCGCTGTACAGGTAAGCATTCAAGTCAATGGATTCCTGATTGATGGAATAAGCGCCAACTGTGTTTTCCATGATCACAGCCGAGTCAAAACGGACTGCGTTGTCCATTCCACTTTCCCAAGCTGCCGCAATGCGTGTTCCGTCTGTTGAGCCGTACTCACACAATCCATTGCTGTTATGATCCCTGTTTTGGTACCACCATTCATGGTATTTCAACAGTTTCGGGTACATTTCTTTTAAGAATTCTGTATCCTGTGTAGCTTCAAAAACCTTGTAAATTGACCATCCTGAAAGCGGTGCTTTGGTATTTCTCCAGTTGATGCCTTCAATTTCTGAATCCCTGAAGAAACAGTCCGCAATCATGCCTTCCTCATTCTGATAATCATACATTGCCCTAATCTGATCTTTTGCCAGTTCTCCCTCGAATGGGGCAATGGCTACAGCATGCTTCCAAGAATCCCAAGCCCAAAGCCCCTGAAAATACACTGAGGCATAAGAAGGGACAATGCCCTGATGGTAGATACCTCCTGCTGCACTTCTCCAGTTATGCATCAACGTCAGGAGTGATTTGACTGCCAAGTGATCATACTGTTTGATATCCAGCAGTGCCTGCTTTCCATTTTCCTGATGCAATACTGTCAGGTAATGCTCCCAACGGTCCTGATTTGCTGCAAACAAGCTATCAGTCTTTTGGATATGCGAGACAGCCTGCTTAGCCATTTTAGCATTCTCATCCTCAGACAAGGTAAAACTAATCACCGCTGAACTTTCCCAAACCTGTCCTTTATCAAGCGACTTAGTATTGCTATAATATTCGTAATGATCATTGTCTGTGACAATATGCTCTCCTTTGTTTGAGAAATGAACATGTACATATTCATCTTTTGCTACATGTACGGCTATACCATTGGCATCTCTTTCAAGCATAAAACCATTGCCTTCAAATACATTCCCTTTCCATCCAAACTGGAACTTTCTTTCTCCACCTGTATTTTCAATTGTAGCTTTCAGCAAGGCTGAACGGTTATCAGCATATATCAGTGAAAGTTTGACAATCAGATTCTCTACCTTAATGGTCTGCTTCAGTATACCAGGATAAAAATCATTCTCCAATACCTCTCCTTCTGACAAATCAACAGGTTTGTTTTTTGAAATATCCATCAACCTAAGCTGCACCAGACTTGGGCTTATCCAGACACTTTGCTGCTGACGCATTACAAAAGGTCCTGCAAAACCTCCCATCAGGTTTTTATCCTTTGGCAAGGCAAATGAATGCCAAGCCCCCAAATCAGAAAATGACGAAATACTATAATCATTTGCTGAATCCGGTTCCGATTTCAGGTTTAATATATTCTTATAACTGTACCTGTCTACCCCTGACTTTACTTCTTTCTCTACAGTACATGACTGCAAAACCATCAGACAGCTTAATATTATAAATGATATGTGTGAAACGATTTTCATGTCCTAGCCGGTTGTTTGTTAGCTTTTGTTGACACAAATAAAAAATGTAATCAATACAATTAAAAGTTTCACACCTATACACGATCTATACACGCTAACACTACACAGATAAAAAATTGAATATCAGCAACTTAAAAACATGTGAACACTTTCTAAAAAGACTGAATTTTGGAGTGTGTAGAGGTGAAACTCTACAGGTTTTTGGGTTAGATTTCCATTATAAACTCCTTCAGTTGCTGGCTTTTGGTCAAACCTAGCTTCTTCCTTAACCTATAGCGGCTCATCTCTACAGACTTTACTTCAATATGATACTTATCTGCAATTTCCTTAGAAGTCAGGTTGTTTCTGATGTCAATGATAAGTGAAGTATCTTTATCTGTCAGGTTTGGAAATGCTTTATTCAATCTGATCATAAAATCATTGACCAATTCTTCAGAAAATGATTTAGTCCCTTCAGATCGCTGAATAAGAGAAATCAATAGTTTCCAACCCTTCTTTATTTCGTGAGATTGTGTATTCTTGACCTGAGATCGCATAGCCTCCACGATTTCATTTCTTTCAGAAATACTTAGTGCCAACTCTTCCAGTTTTTTGGTTTTATAATCCAAGGCATAGGTTAACTCATCCTTTTCCTGTTTGGTCTGTTCCAATTGCGCTTCCAGCAGCTGTTGTCTCAATAGCTCCTTCTCATTTTTTACTTTATTCCTGTAAATAAGTATTCCAACAAGTAACAGTGACAGCATTAGAATAAACACCCCTATTGTGATACTCTTGTTTCTCAACTCCTTATTTTTTTCAATAATTAGCTTACTATCCTTGATCTTCTCCTCATGTACCTGAAGCAGGTAATTCATTACAGACTGAATATTGCGGTTGTGTACTTTTGCATAAAGTTTCTCATACTCATCCAGTGCCTTGAACGCTAATTCGTAGTTTCCTTGTTGCTCTTCAAACTGGTATTTTGTTTTAAAAAACTCTAGCAGCACAAAGCTGTAGGAGGTCTGTTTTGTCAATGTTTCAGCTTTGGAAAGGTAGTCTCTTGCTGCTTCTGTATCGCCCGAAGTAAGCTTTACCTTGGACATATAAGTGTAGCACTCGATCAGTAAGGAAACTCGCCCTTCACTGACTTCCAGTGCACGCAACAAATGTTGTTCTGCCAATTCCCATTTACCAAGTTCGACATACACAATTCCCATATTGACTTCGATTGTTGCCTCCAGATGCGGAAACCTACTTCCATGTTGAAGCATGAGTGTCTTGGCATCCTGAAAGTACTTCAAAGCCTTTTCGTGTTGCTTCTCACTCGTAGCATCAAGCCCCAATGCATTGGTGTACCTGATCTGGTTGTAAATATCATTTCGTTTTTCTGCCACAACCAATGCCTTTTTATGGTAGGGATAAGCACGTGTCGGGTTGCCCATATCATAGAAAGTCCATGCAAGTGTTGTCAGGAGTTCTTGATGAATAGCGGTTGTATCCGTTTCTTGAAACAGCTCGATGCCCCTTAATCCATAGATCAGTGCGGAATGGTAATCATGCTTGTAAA is a genomic window containing:
- a CDS encoding glycoside hydrolase family 2 TIM barrel-domain containing protein — protein: MITKGIRITRHMLLTALLMVQLFSAKGQQVPDWENPNVFSVNMEAPRAIFYTFDSKEEALKKDWQESSNYKSLNGMWKFHWSVAPTKRPVAFYQEDFDISNWDSIAVPSNIELQGYSAPIYTDVPYPFDPNPPFVPVDHNPVGSYRHSFTLPSGWKNDPIFIHFGAVNSAMYLWINGEKVGYGQGSKTPMVFNISKYLREGENSIAVELYRFSDGSYLEDQDMWKMSGIERDVYLYRRPATHIHDFFVHASLDENYQNGILDIQVTQKHLNANPNPNPYQLEAELIGESGNILYRKNQKVKPKGAVSNVKFHSVLTGVKPWTAETPNLYDLRLTLKDKTGKVLESTVRSIGFRKVEIRNRQLLVNGNPVTIRGVNRHEHSAYNGNIITEAEMVRDIELMQQFNINAVRASHYPNHAKWYELCDRYGMYVVDEANIESHGMGYGEKSLAKDTTWLAAHLNRTQRMLERTKNHPSVIIWSLGNEAGDGINFEKTSEWIKSRDQSRPVQYEQAKSLPHTDITAPMYATIDWMKEYISGDYTKPYILCEYAHAMGNSVGNLQGYWDLIDSEPSLQGGFIWDWADQTFVQENYRGEKFYAYGGDLGYVGISNDSSFCANGLVTSDRKVNPHTWEVKKVYQPLKVLADDPANGKFKLWNRFNFATSAHYTLSYSIEKNGKTISEQALEMPLVQPQDTVNITVELPSLPETFGTEYMIRFHIKTAKKIGLLPEGFEIGWDQFALQQFAKEVVEAPQGKLELEELDETIEVKGENFSLSFDRNSGNLSSWTVAGKELLETPLRPNFWRAPTENDLAWDMRTKLGIWKNIGKATQATSIETVRKDNSIELNIRQQLEVDSSSVTTVYHIYANGDLELDVHFDLANLPIVPRVGLSMQLKGEYDQMQWLGRGPLESYADRKDGMAIGHYTSTVWEQYFPYVRPQENGQKTDVRWISLLNKQQQGILIVADQPLSVTAQHFDPKQLEHDGMRTMSHGTDVKPENLIYVNIDLMQMGLGGDTSWGWRAQAHPEFRIPAAAYHYSFRLSPITGTFNPEQQTVYSYTTSKEK
- a CDS encoding tetratricopeptide repeat protein, whose translation is MKMKKVWLCLLGALLLADCFASGIDDSNKLNRRAEQLQESNPDSAIYLAQLALTTIEQDDHLEKGNSYWNLAQAYLYKHDYHSALIYGLRGIELFQETDTTAIHQELLTTLAWTFYDMGNPTRAYPYHKKALVVAEKRNDIYNQIRYTNALGLDATSEKQHEKALKYFQDAKTLMLQHGSRFPHLEATIEVNMGIVYVELGKWELAEQHLLRALEVSEGRVSLLIECYTYMSKVKLTSGDTEAARDYLSKAETLTKQTSYSFVLLEFFKTKYQFEEQQGNYELAFKALDEYEKLYAKVHNRNIQSVMNYLLQVHEEKIKDSKLIIEKNKELRNKSITIGVFILMLSLLLVGILIYRNKVKNEKELLRQQLLEAQLEQTKQEKDELTYALDYKTKKLEELALSISERNEIVEAMRSQVKNTQSHEIKKGWKLLISLIQRSEGTKSFSEELVNDFMIRLNKAFPNLTDKDTSLIIDIRNNLTSKEIADKYHIEVKSVEMSRYRLRKKLGLTKSQQLKEFIMEI
- a CDS encoding MGH1-like glycoside hydrolase domain-containing protein, which codes for MKIVSHISFIILSCLMVLQSCTVEKEVKSGVDRYSYKNILNLKSEPDSANDYSISSFSDLGAWHSFALPKDKNLMGGFAGPFVMRQQQSVWISPSLVQLRLMDISKNKPVDLSEGEVLENDFYPGILKQTIKVENLIVKLSLIYADNRSALLKATIENTGGERKFQFGWKGNVFEGNGFMLERDANGIAVHVAKDEYVHVHFSNKGEHIVTDNDHYEYYSNTKSLDKGQVWESSAVISFTLSEDENAKMAKQAVSHIQKTDSLFAANQDRWEHYLTVLHQENGKQALLDIKQYDHLAVKSLLTLMHNWRSAAGGIYHQGIVPSYASVYFQGLWAWDSWKHAVAIAPFEGELAKDQIRAMYDYQNEEGMIADCFFRDSEIEGINWRNTKAPLSGWSIYKVFEATQDTEFLKEMYPKLLKYHEWWYQNRDHNSNGLCEYGSTDGTRIAAAWESGMDNAVRFDSAVIMENTVGAYSINQESIDLNAYLYSEKLYIAEIANVLGENEVAEKFKKEAEALKQLMHQTMYDQADGFYYDIVLENQAQVKVQGPEGWAPLYNNVATDEQAKGIVKVILDSNKFNTLMPFPTLSAADPKFNPEKGYWRGPVWLDQAYFAMKGMQQYGFESEARMMAEKLVNSAEGLTTDEPIRENYHPLTGKGLNASHFSWSAAHLLMMF